Proteins from a single region of Caloramator sp. E03:
- a CDS encoding DeoR/GlpR family DNA-binding transcription regulator, with amino-acid sequence MIDRHKKILELVNANGKIEVSVLSKKLSVSQVTIRKDLSYLEKKGLLIRQHGYALMINSDDISKRLAFNYDVKRRIALSAASIVEDGETVMIESGSTCALLARELAENKKNVTIITNSAFIASYIRECPFANVILLGGNYQRESQVLVGPIIRKCIEGFHVDKLFVGTDGFTEKSHFTAKNYMRAETVKIMAENANKVIILTESKKFSQQGVVSQFNIKDVYAVITDNKIPEKIYDLLVQNNVNVITVDAE; translated from the coding sequence ATGATAGATAGACATAAAAAAATACTTGAACTTGTTAATGCAAATGGGAAAATCGAAGTATCTGTTTTATCTAAAAAACTTAGTGTTTCTCAAGTTACAATTCGTAAGGATTTATCCTATTTAGAGAAAAAAGGGCTTTTAATTCGCCAACATGGCTATGCCCTAATGATTAATAGTGATGATATAAGTAAACGATTAGCATTTAATTATGATGTTAAACGAAGGATTGCCTTGTCTGCAGCGAGCATTGTAGAAGATGGAGAAACAGTTATGATTGAGTCAGGCTCCACATGTGCACTTCTTGCAAGAGAGCTTGCTGAAAATAAAAAGAATGTAACTATAATTACAAATTCTGCTTTCATAGCCTCATATATTAGGGAGTGCCCCTTTGCTAATGTGATTTTACTTGGTGGTAATTATCAAAGGGAAAGTCAGGTATTAGTAGGTCCCATTATCCGTAAATGTATTGAGGGGTTTCATGTTGATAAGCTTTTTGTTGGTACTGATGGTTTTACAGAAAAATCCCACTTTACGGCAAAAAACTATATGAGGGCAGAAACTGTAAAGATTATGGCTGAAAATGCAAATAAGGTTATTATACTTACTGAATCAAAAAAATTTTCTCAGCAAGGAGTTGTATCTCAATTTAATATAAAGGATGTGTATGCTGTTATTACAGATAATAAAATACCTGAAAAAATTTATGACTTGCTAGTTCAAAATAATGTTAATGTAATAACAGTAGATGCAGAGTAA